The proteins below come from a single Myripristis murdjan chromosome 10, fMyrMur1.1, whole genome shotgun sequence genomic window:
- the tmem33 gene encoding transmembrane protein 33 gives MSDTDQRSPPAPSGPVQFLLSNKLETAMWLSRLFTVYCSVMFILPLLGPHAAANFYQRALLANALTSALRLHQRLPRFQLSRAFLAQALQEDSCHYLLYSLILVNSYPITMSIFPVFLFSLLHATTYTKKVLDSMGPNSLPFIRNFLDKLTSNQQNILKFIACNEIFLMPATVFMLFSGQGSLLQPFIYYRFLTLRYTSRRNPYCRTLFTELRILLEHFIMKPTCPAFFRRMCLSSIAFISRLAPTGV, from the exons ATGTCTGACACCGACCAGAGAAGCCCTCCTGCCCCCTCAGGGCCAGTG CAATTTTTGTTGAGTAACAAGCTGGAGACGGCGATGTGGCTGTCGCGGCTCTTCACCGTTTACTGCTCTGTCATGTTTATTCTTCCACTGCTGGG GCCCCATGCGGCTGCAAACTTCTACCAGCGGGCCTTGCTGGCCAACGCCCTCACCAGCGCCCTGCGGCTGCACCAGAGGCTTCCCCGCTTCCAGCTGAGCCGAGCGTTCCTGGCTCAGGCGCTGCAGGAGGACAGCTGCCACTACCTGCTCTACTCCCTCATCCTGGTCAACTCCTACCCCATCACCA TGAGCATCTTCCCagtcttcctcttctccctgcTTCATGCCACCACCTACACGAAAAAAGTCCTTGAT TCCATGGGCCCCAACAGCCTGCCGTTCATCAGGAACTTTCTGGACAAACTGACGTCCAACCAGCAGAACATCCTGAAGTTCATCGCCTGCAACGAGATCTTCCTGATGCCAGCCACTGTCTTCATGCTCTTCAG CGGCCAGGGAAGCCTGCTGCAGCCTTTCATTTACTATCGATTCCTCACTCTGCGCTACACGTCCAGAAGAAACCCGTACTGCCG CACCTTGTTCACGGAGCTGCGGATTCTTCTGGAGCACTTCATCATGAAGCCCACCTGCCCTGCCTTCTTCAGGAGGATGTGCCTCAGCAGCATCGCCTTCATCAGCCGCCTCGCGCCCACGGGGGTCTGA